In the genome of Plasmodium falciparum 3D7 genome assembly, chromosome: 2, one region contains:
- a CDS encoding ATP-dependent RNA helicase DDX47, putative encodes MKYKNYNTATILENFDKKLNKNYKVFNNEEIKKMDEEYEHKIKKKEQLKLQKKQIKKQEHKNEKKKKNKNLNKKHNQNNTNNSDNSFHNSDNNINQNGNYTNNSDYNIINNNHDNINFIHGNKNKNHDNSFHNNDDVKNGEVKNLVTNEEREKQNVTFEDLNICEEILESIKELGWKKPTEIQREILPHAFLKKDIIGLSETGSGKTACFIIPILQDLKVNKQSFYALVISPTRELCIQISQNFQALGMNLLINICTIYGGVDIVTQSLNLAKKPNVIVSTPGRILDHLNNTKGFNLKNLKYLVFDEADKLLSQDFESSINKLLLILPPNRITFLFSATMTKNVAKLKKACLKNPVKVEVSNKYSTVSTLIETYIFLPLKYKYTYLSSLCFHYQTRNIIIFTNTCATAQKLNFFCRNLGLKSICLHGKLTQNQRLSSLNSFKVNKYNILISTQVGARGLDLQDIKIVINFDICSCKEYIHRVGRTARAGRSGKSITFVTQYDVENFLAIEKQLNKKIDKFTDLDENDVLLYHEQTIEALRLSEIEMKENQELYKKNKFKKKK; translated from the coding sequence AtgaaatacaaaaattataacacGGCCACAATACTAGAAAACTTTGATAAGAAATTaaataagaattataaagtttttaataatgaggaaattaaaaaaatggatGAGGAGTATGAGCATAAGATTAAGAAGAAGGAGCAATTAAAATTAcaaaagaaacaaataaaaaaacaggaacataaaaatgaaaagaaaaaaaaaaataaaaatctaaataaaaaacacaatcaaaataatactaATAATAGTGATAATAGTTTCCATAATAGTGATAACAATATTAATCAAAATGgtaattatacaaataatagtgattataatatcattaataataatcatgataatattaattttattcatggtaataaaaataaaaaccatGATAATAGTTTTCACAATAATGATGACGTAAAAAATGGTGAAGTTAAGAATCTTGTTACTAATGAGGAAAGggaaaaacaaaatgttACTTTTGAAGACCTAAATATATGTGAAGAAATATTAGAAAGTATAAAAGAATTAGGATGGAAAAAACCAACAGAAATACAAAGAGAAATATTACCTCATGCATTtctaaaaaaagatattatagGATTAAGTGAAACGGGAAGTGGGAAAACTGCTTGTTTTATTATACCCATATTACAAGATTTAAAAGTGAATAAACAAAGTTTCTATGCTTTAGTTATATCACCGACAAGAGAATTATGTATACAGATTTCACAAAACTTTCAAGCATTAGGtatgaatttattaataaatatttgtacAATATATGGTGGTGTAGATATTGTAACACAATCCTTAAATCTAGCCAAAAAACCGAATGTAATTGTGAGCACACCTGGTAGAATACTAgatcatttaaataatacaaaaggATTCAAcctaaaaaatttaaaatatttagttTTTGATGAAGctgataaattattatctcAAGATTTTGAATCAtccataaataaattattattaatattaccaCCGAATcgtattacatttttattttcagcAACCATGACAAAAAATGTTgccaaattaaaaaaagctTGTCTTAAAAATCCGGTTAAAGTAGAGGTctcaaataaatatagtaCTGTCTCCACATTAAtagaaacatatatttttcttcctcttaaatataaatatacttatCTTTCTAGTTTATGTTTTCATTACCAAacaagaaatattattatatttacaaatacTTGTGCAACCGCTCAAAAATTAAACTTTTTTTGTAGAAATCTAGGACTAAAATCCATATGCCTACATGGTAAATTAACACAAAATCAAAGATTAAGTAGCCTTAATTCCTTCAaagttaataaatataatatattaatctCAACACAAGTGGGAGCCAGAGGACTGGATCTACAAGatattaaaattgttataAATTTTGATATTTGCTCatgtaaagaatatatacataGAGTCGGAAGAACAGCAAGGGCAGGGAGATCTGGGAAATCCATAACCTTTGTTACACAATATGATGTGGAAAATTTCTTAGCAATAGAAAAACAgttgaataaaaaaattgataaatTTACAGACCTTGATGAAAACGATGTTCTTTTATACCATGAGCAAACTATTGAGGCACTCAGGTTATCAGAAATAGAGATGAAGGAAAACCAggaattatacaaaaaaaataaatttaaaaaaaaaaaatga
- a CDS encoding small nuclear ribonucleoprotein Sm D2, putative, protein MKSEVTIEENRDNPEDGPLGLLSECVKDNAQVLINCRNNRKILGRVKAFDRHCNLLLTGVREIWVEVVKDKKKKKKINKDRYISILFLRGDSVILILRNPK, encoded by the exons atgAAAAGTGAAGTTACCATAGAAGAAAATAGAGATAATCCTGAGGACGGACCCTTAGGGTTATTATCAGAATGTGTTAAAGACAACGCACAGGTTCTAATTAATTGTCGTAATAATAGGAAAATATTAGGAAGG gTCAAAGCTTTTGATAGACActgtaatttattattaaccgGGGTACGTGAAATATGGGTAGAAGTtgtaaaagataaaaaaaaaaaaaaaaaaattaacaaggATAGATATAtcagtatattatttttaagagGGGATTCAGTTATTCTAATTTTAAGAAATcctaaataa